Genomic segment of Geminocystis herdmanii PCC 6308:
GGTGGCTTGACGTTGAGCATCATTAAAGTAAGCTGGTACTGTAATTACAGCGCCCGTGACTTCTTCCCCTAAATATCTCTCCGCTTCTTCCGCCAGTTTGCGTAATATCATTGCCGACACTTCTTCGGGAGCAAATTCTTTCTTGAGACGGGGGCAACGAATTTTGATATTATCTATTTCATCACGGCGAATAGTGTAGGGTACACGTTTTGATTCTTCATTTAATTCTGTATATTTGCGTCCCATGAAACGCTTAATACCATAGTAGGTATTTTGGGGATTTAAGACTCCTTGTCGTCTTGCCATTTGCCCAATGACTAACTCGCTATCTTTGTTAAAACCTACCACAGAGGGGGTAGTGCGACTGCCTTCGGAATTAGGAATAACAAGAGGTTTTCCCCCTTCCATCACTGCTACTACTGAGTTTGTTGTGCCTAAATCGATTCCAACGACTCTACCCATTGTTACTTTTTTTCTCCAGTTTTTTCGTTATCTATCCTGCCTCGATCGAGGTTTTTCTAGTTTACTATTTATTTAGTCTATCTTGAAAATGTTAAAAAGATGACTCTCATTAGACTTCTTGCAAAAGTCGAGTAATGAGTAATAACTAATAAATAATAAGTTAGAAATTTATGTTTTCCACTCTAAAATAGATTCTACTTTTTATTTTGCAAGAGGTCTATTATATTTCTTCTTCAAAAATAAGTTAACCTGAGTTAATCATAAATTTATTGTTAAAATTTCAATAGCCTTAAAATCCATTATTAAAAATTATTATGATACGTCGTCGCCGTAACCTGCCTTGGATTCAACGTCAATCCCGATTTATTATCGGTGCGATCGCCATTGTGGGTTTAATTTTAACTATCTATTTAACTTTAAGTAAACTAGGAGGGGCTGAAATAGCCTGTACGGCTGGTGCTGGAGGCTGTGATAGCGTCTTAGACAGTGCCTATGCCTATCCATTTGATCCTCAAGGCAAAACAGGGCCTCCCCTAAGTATCTTAGGCTCATTTGCCTATTTGAGTATGGCAATTTTTGCTTTAACTCCTTTATTTATCAATCCAGAAAAAAACAAAGAATTAAGACAAAAATTAGAAAAGTCCACATGGTGGCTCATGGTAATGGGTAGCTTTGCTATGGCAGCCTTTAGCAGTTACTTAATGTTCGTTTTAGCCTTTAAAATTCAAGCTGTATGCCCTTATTGTATCGGGTCAGCATTATTTTCATTTAGTTTACTCACTTTAACGATTATTGGACACGAATGGGAAGATATGGGACAAATATTGTTTACGGGGATTGCGATCGCACTAATTACCTTGGTGAGTGCTTTGGGAGTTTATGCTAATGTAGCTCCAGTTATCACAGAAAACCCGAATATTGAATTACCAGAGGGGCAAAAAATCCCCATTCCTCAAGCTCAAACAGCACCTCAACCGCCTTTAGGATGGGAAATCACCACCACATCAGGGGAAGCCGAAATTGCTTTAGCGAAACACTTAGCGGAAAATAACGCCGTCATGTATTCAGCTTACTGGTGTCCTCATTGTTATGATCAAAAACTACTATTTGGGAAAGAAGCCTTTAAAGAAATGGCAAAAGTAGAATGTGATCCCAAAGGTGTTGCTCCTGCACCTCAAAAATGTATTGATGCCAAAGTGAGGGCTTTTCCCACATGGGTTATTGATGGTACTATCTATGAAGGGGTACAAAGTTTAGAAAAACTAGCAGAATTAACAGGTTATACAGGTAATACTGATTTTAAATACGGAATGCGCTAGAGTAGGAGATTTTTATCCTCAAATTTTTGGTTAAGGGAAAGTGATGAGTAATAAGTAGGGGTTGCCTCATAGTCTTTATCGATTAGGGAGATAGGAGTTAGGAGACAGGAGATAGGAGAAATACTGAAACATCAAGGTTTTGATGCTGTTAATAGATAAAATGAACCTCAGTTCGACATAAAGAAAATGATGAAAACTAGACAGGTGGACAAGTGGACAAGTCGAATGGTAGAAAAATTCCTAATATTTCGATGCCCTTTAAAATAATTTTATTGATTTATGCAAAGTACAATCTTCCTGTCTTCTTGTCTGCCTGTCTTCCAAGTCATTCATCATCTATTTTTATAGTTCACTCAGGTTAAAACTGCGGAGTTTTAAGGCTTTGGATAGACAAAGTTAAACGAATATATTTTAAGTATAAAAATTAAAAAAATACTCATTTTACGAGTTAAAAATAAAAGTATAAAATTCTAATTCGTTGTCTAAAGCACGTTTAATATTTTCTGCTTTTCTAAAGCCGTGAGATTCGTCAGGAAAGGTGACATAAAGAGTTTTAATGCCTTTTTTTTCAAGAGCTTTAACCATCATTTCTGCTTGATTTGGAGGAACAATTTTATCTTCTAATCCTTGAAAAAATGCCACAGGACAAGATAATTTCTCTATGTAATTAATGGGCGATCGAGCTTGATAAATAGCTTTTTCTTCGGGATATTTACCAATTAAATTGTCTAAATAGCGAGACTCAAACTTATGGGTATCTTTTGCCAATGCCTCCAAATCACTGACACCATAATAACTAGCACCAGCTTTAAAGGTATCATAAAAAGTGAGAGCCGCTAAAGTGGTATAACCTCCAGCACTACCACCAGAAATTGCTAATTTATTTTCGTCAACTTCCCCTTGTTTAGCTAAATATTTAGCAACATTAATGCAATCTTCCACATCCACAATACCCCAATTTTTATTTAACCTCTGGCGATAATCTCTCCCGTAACCAGTACTACCACCATAGTTAACATCGACAAAAGCAAAACCTCGACTTGTCCAGTATTGTATCCTTAAATTATAACTGGCGGTGGTTGCTGCGGTAGGTCCTCCATGACTTTTGACTAAGAGGGGAGGTAATGTGTCTTCAGGTGCAGAAAAATCTTTATTTTGAGGAGGATAATACCATGCAAAGGCGGTTTTGCCGTTACTGGTGGGAAATTCAATTTGTTGGGGTTGGCTTAAATAACCCTTGTCAATATCTAAGTTACTCGATTGTTGCAGGATTTTGGTTTCTCCTGTGGCAACGTCTAATTGTACAACGCTTGTGGGTTGGGTGGGTGAACCTCCTGTGAATAGGATTTGATCTCTTTGGACTTCTAAATAGGCGATGTTGGTAAAAGGAATGTTAAGATCGGTTAGGCTTTTATTGTGGGTGTCTAAACTGGCTAAATGAGAAATGCCGTCTTGATTGTAGGTACAAATGATGGTGTTTTCATCGGCAAAACCATAAACTGATTCTCCGAAAACCCAATGGGGATAACCAAATTCGGCATCGAGGGGATATAAGGATTCTATGTTACCGTCTTTTTCTCTACGATATATATTCCACCAATTACGTCGATCGCTACTAAAATATAATACACCATCAGGGCTAAATTCGGGCTGACAGATGGATTCATTTTTGCCTCCTGCCACTAAGGTTATATCGGTTAAGTTACCATCAGGGTTTATATTTGCTAGGTATAATTCTGTAGTATCCCAAGGCATATTCGGATGATGCCAAGCTATCCACGCTAATTGAGAGTTATCGGGAGAGAGACGGGGGGATGTATAAAAATCTGCACCTGTAACGAGGTTTTTCACTTCTCCTGTGGTTAAATCGATCGAAACTAGCTTATTTTCAGGTTCGGTGTTATTATTACTGTGATCTTCGGCAACGGAAATTAAACGATGACGAGATTTATCTAAGACAAAATCGGCATAGCGCAAAGAGGATTCGGCGGTAAGAGGTTGAGGCGTTTCCCCTTTTTTGTGTACATATATCCTTTGATCTGTAAAATTGGTAAAGTAGATGATACTTTCATGGATGAGAAACGCACCTCCTC
This window contains:
- a CDS encoding vitamin K epoxide reductase family protein gives rise to the protein MIRRRRNLPWIQRQSRFIIGAIAIVGLILTIYLTLSKLGGAEIACTAGAGGCDSVLDSAYAYPFDPQGKTGPPLSILGSFAYLSMAIFALTPLFINPEKNKELRQKLEKSTWWLMVMGSFAMAAFSSYLMFVLAFKIQAVCPYCIGSALFSFSLLTLTIIGHEWEDMGQILFTGIAIALITLVSALGVYANVAPVITENPNIELPEGQKIPIPQAQTAPQPPLGWEITTTSGEAEIALAKHLAENNAVMYSAYWCPHCYDQKLLFGKEAFKEMAKVECDPKGVAPAPQKCIDAKVRAFPTWVIDGTIYEGVQSLEKLAELTGYTGNTDFKYGMR
- a CDS encoding S9 family peptidase, giving the protein MTPTTIANYGTWRSSITSDSIVSGTIGLSAVKFDDNDRYWLESRPSEGGRSTLVCLNEDGTTEDITPKPFNVRSRVHEYGGGAFLIHESIIYFTNFTDQRIYVHKKGETPQPLTAESSLRYADFVLDKSRHRLISVAEDHSNNNTEPENKLVSIDLTTGEVKNLVTGADFYTSPRLSPDNSQLAWIAWHHPNMPWDTTELYLANINPDGNLTDITLVAGGKNESICQPEFSPDGVLYFSSDRRNWWNIYRREKDGNIESLYPLDAEFGYPHWVFGESVYGFADENTIICTYNQDGISHLASLDTHNKSLTDLNIPFTNIAYLEVQRDQILFTGGSPTQPTSVVQLDVATGETKILQQSSNLDIDKGYLSQPQQIEFPTSNGKTAFAWYYPPQNKDFSAPEDTLPPLLVKSHGGPTAATTASYNLRIQYWTSRGFAFVDVNYGGSTGYGRDYRQRLNKNWGIVDVEDCINVAKYLAKQGEVDENKLAISGGSAGGYTTLAALTFYDTFKAGASYYGVSDLEALAKDTHKFESRYLDNLIGKYPEEKAIYQARSPINYIEKLSCPVAFFQGLEDKIVPPNQAEMMVKALEKKGIKTLYVTFPDESHGFRKAENIKRALDNELEFYTFIFNS